In Micromonospora purpureochromogenes, a single window of DNA contains:
- the eccD gene encoding type VII secretion integral membrane protein EccD has translation MATKSATGGLSRITIVAPRTRMDLALPSDVPLADLLPTLLRYAGEDLADEGVRHGGWSLARLGGQPLDGGRTAAQLGVRDGEVLYFNPRAAAAPEIVFDDVVDAVATATNQRPGTWQVGTTRTFSVLMAAVALGVGAVVTLLAGPPQLPGAVAALLMAVMLVVGAAVLSRAAGDSRTGSVLAMAGLGYAAVGGLLVLAGDRTLTELASPHVLLAGTAVVLFAAVAALAVGDRMPLFFGAVAVGAAVALGALLSLAFGIGAAAAAAIVATVAFATLPALPMAAYRLARLPVPSIPTGPDDLKTDTETVDGRRVLRLSERADAFLTGLLWTVSLLVLGSQVVLAGNGRLPAVLLCLVLALLSLLRARPFIGRAQRTPVLVTGTAGLALTAAATFAGGSLVTRLGLVLGGLLLTAVVSLIYGLSVAGKPISPVWGRTLDIVEILLIVSLVPLAFWVCGLYGWIVNLRP, from the coding sequence GTGGCGACGAAGTCGGCGACCGGCGGGTTGAGCCGGATCACCATCGTGGCACCCCGGACGAGGATGGATCTGGCACTGCCGTCCGACGTGCCCCTGGCTGACCTGCTGCCCACCCTGCTCCGATACGCCGGCGAGGACCTCGCCGACGAGGGCGTACGGCACGGTGGCTGGAGCCTGGCCCGGCTCGGCGGCCAGCCGCTCGACGGTGGCCGTACCGCCGCGCAGCTCGGGGTCCGCGACGGCGAGGTGCTCTACTTCAACCCGCGCGCGGCGGCCGCCCCGGAGATCGTCTTCGACGACGTGGTGGACGCGGTCGCGACGGCGACCAACCAGCGCCCGGGCACCTGGCAGGTCGGCACCACCCGCACGTTCTCGGTGCTGATGGCGGCGGTGGCGCTGGGGGTCGGCGCGGTCGTCACGCTGCTGGCCGGCCCGCCGCAGCTGCCGGGCGCGGTGGCCGCCCTGCTGATGGCGGTGATGCTGGTGGTGGGCGCGGCGGTGCTGTCCCGGGCGGCCGGTGACAGCCGGACCGGCTCGGTGCTCGCCATGGCCGGCCTCGGCTACGCCGCCGTGGGTGGCCTGCTGGTGCTGGCCGGCGACCGGACGCTGACCGAGCTGGCGAGTCCGCACGTGCTGCTGGCCGGTACCGCCGTGGTGCTCTTCGCCGCGGTCGCCGCGCTGGCGGTCGGCGACCGGATGCCGCTGTTCTTCGGGGCCGTCGCGGTCGGCGCGGCGGTGGCACTCGGTGCGCTGCTCTCGCTGGCCTTCGGCATCGGCGCGGCGGCCGCCGCCGCGATCGTCGCCACCGTCGCGTTCGCGACGCTGCCGGCGCTGCCGATGGCCGCCTACCGGCTGGCCCGGCTGCCCGTGCCGTCCATCCCCACCGGCCCGGACGACCTGAAGACCGACACCGAGACGGTCGACGGCCGCCGGGTGCTGCGGCTCAGCGAGCGCGCCGACGCGTTCCTCACCGGGCTGCTGTGGACGGTGTCGCTGCTCGTGCTGGGCAGCCAGGTGGTGCTCGCCGGCAACGGCCGGCTGCCGGCGGTGCTGCTCTGCCTGGTGCTGGCGCTGCTGTCGCTGCTGCGGGCCCGGCCGTTCATCGGGCGCGCCCAGCGCACCCCGGTGCTCGTCACCGGGACCGCCGGGCTGGCGCTGACCGCGGCGGCCACCTTCGCCGGCGGCTCGCTGGTGACCCGGCTCGGGCTGGTCCTCGGCGGCCTGTTGCTGACCGCGGTGGTCAGCCTGATCTACGGCCTGAGCGTGGCGGGCAAGCCGATCTCGCCGGTCTGGGGCCGGACCCTGGACATCGTCGAGATCCTGCTGATCGTCTCGCTGGTGCCGCTGGCGTTCTGGGTGTGCGGGCTCTACGGCTGGATCGTCAATCTCCGACCCTGA
- a CDS encoding type VII secretion protein EccE, with translation MTQLQAPPGRTPAAPDAVADRPVVPADRRGRGRIGPVAVGQLVVLELCALAVWAALGGPGWVVGVVGGLALFATAAAFGRRGGRWWYEDLLLRRRLGRRREQAREAVAQGAVVDPRLAALTPELNVIELTERGTRLGIGQDGRGWFAAVALTGRPGAPAGSIEASVVDRALQVLTDFAGPVTLTQVVSHTLVWYPAPGAPPAAHRTVWVALRLSVRDARTETVTRGGGMRGVHRTVAAGVGRLGKALNAAGLSHRVLGRDELRAAVVSAAGLDLAPAAPAETWTGLRGGGWTQLCLTLRKRPAASLGTLVDAITSTSAPSHTVAAVVVPGGRPVPPLLRVAAQDGHVEALVKVVRDMARRCGIPAGPLDGQHGPGVYATTPVATAAGTFRVGD, from the coding sequence ATGACGCAGCTCCAGGCGCCACCCGGTCGTACCCCCGCCGCCCCCGACGCCGTGGCCGACCGGCCGGTGGTGCCGGCCGACCGGCGCGGACGCGGCCGGATCGGGCCGGTCGCCGTCGGTCAGCTCGTCGTGCTGGAACTCTGCGCGCTCGCCGTCTGGGCCGCGTTGGGCGGGCCCGGCTGGGTGGTCGGTGTGGTCGGCGGCCTGGCCCTGTTCGCGACGGCGGCGGCGTTCGGCCGGCGCGGCGGCCGCTGGTGGTACGAGGACCTGCTGCTGCGCCGCCGGTTGGGGCGCCGCCGCGAGCAGGCCCGGGAGGCGGTCGCCCAGGGTGCCGTGGTCGATCCCCGGCTGGCGGCGCTCACCCCCGAACTCAACGTGATCGAACTCACCGAGCGGGGTACCCGGCTCGGCATCGGCCAGGACGGGCGCGGCTGGTTCGCCGCGGTGGCGCTGACCGGGCGGCCCGGCGCGCCGGCCGGTTCGATCGAGGCGTCCGTGGTGGACCGTGCCCTCCAGGTGCTCACCGACTTCGCCGGCCCGGTCACCCTCACCCAGGTGGTGTCGCACACCCTGGTCTGGTACCCGGCGCCGGGCGCGCCACCGGCCGCCCACCGGACGGTCTGGGTGGCGCTGCGCCTGTCCGTGCGGGACGCCCGGACCGAGACGGTGACCCGCGGCGGCGGGATGCGCGGCGTGCATCGCACGGTCGCGGCCGGCGTCGGGCGGCTGGGCAAGGCGCTGAACGCGGCCGGGCTGAGCCACCGGGTGCTCGGCCGGGACGAGCTACGGGCCGCGGTGGTCTCCGCGGCGGGCCTCGACCTCGCCCCGGCGGCGCCCGCCGAGACCTGGACGGGCCTGCGCGGCGGCGGCTGGACGCAGCTCTGCCTGACCCTGCGCAAGCGGCCGGCGGCGTCGCTGGGCACCCTGGTGGATGCGATCACCTCCACCTCGGCCCCGTCGCACACGGTGGCGGCGGTGGTGGTGCCGGGCGGGCGGCCGGTGCCGCCCCTGCTGCGCGTCGCCGCCCAGGACGGCCACGTCGAGGCGCTGGTCAAGGTAGTCCGCGACATGGCCCGCCGGTGCGGCATCCCGGCCGGGCCGCTGGACGGCCAGCACGGGCCCGGGGTCTACGCCACCACGCCGGTCGCCACCGCGGCCGGCACGTTCAGGGTCGGAGATTGA
- the eccB gene encoding type VII secretion protein EccB — MRTRRDQVQAYRFVTRRIVSALLSGDPETTNLPMRRLGMAVIGSVLTAAIVLGGAGAYGQFTGNTAPLEANTLVIERETGATYVFADGVLHPTLNYASARLILNEADPPTRTMSRASIEDRPRGRTVGIVGAPDALPDRTSLVGLPWSVCDVPDPGDSRRSTTRVVIDRPLTGGTPLADRAVLVRGDGQRFLLTGGSRLQIVGGDPALAALRMANATALDVGAQLLNAVPAGPALRELGIDGDGTPSSRSVGGRPARIGQVFRAAGEHYVLTRDGLVSIGEVSALLLQSDGGQVTDISPDQVGELSDRRVEPDGMPQALPALHPVRPGQTVVCASYRSGPAGGAPTTTLEVFDRTPPELAGATGATAVRQGSRDAVETAEEVLLPGGKGVLVQAAPGAGEGTEAAAGATVYLISPQGVRYPLGKRSGDAVTALGYGGVKPLVVPASLLSLIPTGPTLERQDALSYFAPGDGPGTPSAQPKAATGAPAQGG; from the coding sequence ATGCGGACCCGCCGCGATCAGGTGCAGGCGTACCGCTTCGTCACCCGCCGCATCGTCTCCGCGCTGCTCTCCGGCGATCCCGAGACCACCAACCTGCCGATGCGGCGGCTGGGCATGGCCGTGATCGGCAGCGTGCTCACCGCCGCGATCGTGCTCGGCGGGGCCGGCGCGTACGGCCAGTTCACCGGGAACACGGCGCCACTGGAGGCGAACACGCTGGTCATCGAGCGGGAGACCGGCGCGACGTACGTCTTCGCCGACGGGGTGCTGCACCCGACGTTGAACTACGCCTCGGCGCGGCTGATCCTCAACGAGGCCGACCCGCCGACCCGGACGATGTCGCGCGCGTCGATCGAGGACCGGCCCCGGGGTCGTACCGTCGGCATCGTCGGCGCTCCCGACGCCTTGCCGGACCGCACGTCGCTGGTCGGCCTCCCCTGGTCGGTCTGCGATGTGCCCGACCCGGGCGACTCCCGCCGGTCGACCACCCGGGTGGTGATCGACCGGCCGCTGACCGGCGGCACGCCGCTGGCCGACCGGGCGGTGCTGGTCCGGGGTGACGGGCAGCGCTTCCTGCTCACCGGCGGCTCCCGGCTCCAGATCGTCGGCGGGGACCCGGCGCTGGCCGCGCTGCGGATGGCCAACGCCACCGCGCTCGACGTCGGCGCGCAGCTGCTCAACGCGGTCCCGGCCGGGCCGGCGCTACGGGAGCTGGGCATCGACGGCGACGGCACGCCGAGCAGCCGGTCGGTCGGGGGCCGCCCGGCCCGGATCGGCCAGGTGTTCCGGGCCGCCGGCGAGCACTACGTGCTGACCCGCGACGGCCTGGTCTCCATCGGCGAGGTGAGCGCCCTGCTGTTGCAGAGCGACGGCGGTCAGGTCACCGACATCAGCCCGGACCAGGTGGGCGAGCTGTCCGACCGGCGGGTGGAGCCCGACGGCATGCCGCAGGCGCTGCCCGCGCTGCATCCGGTCCGCCCCGGGCAGACGGTGGTCTGCGCCAGCTACCGGTCCGGTCCGGCCGGCGGCGCGCCGACCACCACCCTGGAGGTCTTCGACCGGACGCCACCCGAGCTGGCCGGCGCCACCGGCGCGACGGCGGTGCGGCAGGGCTCGCGCGACGCCGTCGAGACGGCCGAGGAGGTGCTGCTGCCGGGCGGCAAGGGCGTGCTGGTCCAGGCCGCCCCCGGCGCCGGTGAGGGCACCGAGGCGGCGGCCGGCGCGACGGTCTACCTGATCAGCCCGCAGGGGGTCCGGTACCCGCTGGGGAAGCGCTCCGGTGACGCGGTCACCGCGCTCGGGTACGGCGGGGTGAAGCCCCTGGTCGTGCCGGCGTCGCTGCTCTCGCTGATCCCGACCGGGCCGACTCTGGAGCGGCAGGACGCGTTGTCCTACTTCGCCCCGGGCGACGGCCCCGGCACCCCGTCAGCGCAGCCGAAGGCGGCCACCGGAGCGCCGGCGCAGGGCGGTTGA
- a CDS encoding WXG100 family type VII secretion target — MSEYTQRYQHVSHRELYDAVHAGDPQQIDNLASQWSSLRDTLDNLARDLGADLDKLAPAWTGDAAREFHDRLSLVVRYSSDLAEGTADVRQALSLMAGQLRTAQREAESPEATDDHDKAVDGATKGLVLGVPGMIVGGILGHQQDKAEQEKAHQRMVQVVANLAAGYEVASYGRVVDPPAPPPRLPGEADRNGATTKAGPSVGSPASAPGTGIAGPGGGATVSNPSSPAHGPTTGSGGTGTGTGGTGTGTTTTPVTGGGLVGTGTALAGAEPLTGGALLGGAGLAGAGGATGGGSGMAFGAAAGIAAGGVLGTGALASSGRASAPTPVRPATGATGMENRSAAGTGRLASGQLGSANGGGRPGTGGTPTNRAATAGGAGRNGVIGGRGQDGEDESDERLTWLTEDEMVWHDGADTAPPVLGGDR, encoded by the coding sequence GTGTCTGAGTACACCCAGCGCTATCAACATGTCAGCCACCGCGAGCTGTACGACGCGGTGCACGCCGGCGACCCGCAGCAGATCGACAACCTGGCCAGCCAGTGGAGTTCCCTGCGGGACACGCTCGACAACCTCGCCCGGGATCTCGGCGCCGACCTGGACAAGTTGGCCCCGGCCTGGACGGGCGACGCCGCGCGGGAGTTCCACGACCGGCTCTCCCTGGTCGTGCGCTACTCGTCCGACCTGGCCGAGGGCACGGCCGACGTGCGGCAGGCGCTCTCCCTGATGGCCGGCCAGCTGCGCACCGCCCAGCGCGAGGCGGAGAGCCCGGAGGCCACCGACGACCACGACAAGGCGGTGGACGGGGCGACCAAGGGCCTGGTCCTCGGCGTGCCGGGCATGATCGTCGGCGGCATCCTGGGCCACCAGCAGGACAAGGCCGAGCAGGAGAAGGCCCACCAGCGGATGGTGCAGGTGGTGGCCAACCTGGCCGCGGGCTACGAGGTCGCCTCGTACGGCCGGGTCGTCGACCCGCCGGCCCCGCCGCCGCGACTGCCGGGTGAGGCCGACCGCAACGGCGCCACGACCAAGGCCGGCCCGTCGGTGGGCAGCCCGGCCTCCGCGCCCGGCACCGGGATCGCCGGTCCGGGCGGCGGCGCCACGGTGTCCAACCCCAGCAGCCCGGCCCACGGTCCGACGACCGGTTCCGGCGGCACCGGCACCGGCACGGGCGGCACCGGCACGGGTACGACGACCACGCCGGTAACCGGCGGTGGGCTCGTCGGCACCGGCACCGCGCTCGCGGGCGCCGAACCGCTCACCGGCGGCGCGCTTCTCGGCGGCGCCGGCCTGGCCGGCGCCGGGGGCGCGACGGGCGGCGGCTCGGGCATGGCGTTCGGCGCGGCCGCCGGCATCGCGGCCGGCGGGGTGCTCGGCACCGGCGCACTGGCCTCCTCGGGCCGGGCGTCCGCCCCGACGCCGGTCCGGCCGGCCACCGGTGCCACCGGCATGGAGAACCGGTCCGCCGCCGGCACCGGCCGGCTGGCCTCCGGACAGCTGGGCAGCGCCAACGGCGGCGGCCGGCCGGGCACGGGCGGGACGCCGACCAACCGGGCGGCCACGGCCGGCGGCGCCGGTCGCAACGGTGTGATCGGCGGGCGCGGCCAGGACGGCGAGGACGAGAGCGACGAGCGGCTGACCTGGCTCACCGAGGACGAGATGGTGTGGCACGACGGTGCCGACACCGCCCCGCCGGTGCTCGGCGGCGATCGCTGA
- a CDS encoding YkvA family protein: MSRETLVLVVIGSILALATLVGAVLLAIRVVRTRRLLGTLGVGGKVAFYGALIYTIFPVDVLPDPIYLDDMGILAGALIYLTRLAHQRRAQARRLPGQPDTPPGQDRVRRPVP, encoded by the coding sequence ATGTCCCGCGAGACGTTGGTCCTCGTCGTCATCGGCAGCATCCTGGCGCTGGCGACGTTGGTCGGCGCCGTGCTGCTGGCGATCCGGGTGGTCCGCACCCGCCGGCTGCTCGGCACGCTCGGCGTCGGGGGCAAGGTGGCCTTCTACGGCGCGCTGATCTACACGATCTTCCCGGTGGACGTGCTGCCCGACCCGATCTACCTGGACGACATGGGGATCCTCGCCGGGGCGCTGATCTACCTGACCCGGCTGGCCCACCAGCGCCGGGCGCAGGCCCGCCGGTTGCCCGGCCAGCCGGACACTCCCCCTGGTCAGGACCGGGTACGCCGCCCCGTGCCATGA
- a CDS encoding pyridoxamine 5'-phosphate oxidase family protein, whose amino-acid sequence MAGDHRLDPHDERVVAFCRERHLATLTTLRADGTPHVVPVGVTFDPDAGLARVITSGGSAKARHVAAAGPEGTPVAVCHLDGRWWLTIEGRATLRTDPASVAEAERRYAERYRQPRPNPERVVIEIAVTRLLGTLPPPP is encoded by the coding sequence ATGGCCGGCGACCACCGGTTGGACCCGCACGACGAGCGGGTCGTCGCGTTCTGCCGGGAGCGGCACCTCGCCACGCTGACCACCCTGCGCGCCGACGGCACCCCGCACGTGGTGCCGGTGGGGGTGACGTTCGACCCGGACGCCGGGCTGGCCCGGGTGATCACCTCCGGCGGCTCCGCCAAGGCCCGGCACGTCGCCGCCGCCGGCCCCGAGGGCACGCCGGTCGCGGTGTGCCACCTCGACGGGCGGTGGTGGCTGACCATCGAGGGCCGGGCGACCCTCCGCACCGACCCGGCGTCGGTGGCCGAGGCCGAACGCCGTTACGCCGAGCGCTACCGCCAGCCCCGCCCCAACCCCGAGCGCGTCGTCATCGAGATCGCCGTCACCCGCCTCCTCGGCACCCTCCCCCCACCCCCCTGA
- a CDS encoding C39 family peptidase, protein MKTIFRNGMLSVAGLVMTGGAIVGPAVAAQAAPAEKASASVVSEKGKGKGERRAGYEYQAQPNFFYCGPASTRMALSAEGKAVSQDELAEKLGTTENGTDSAIDITRVLNEYTGGRYKTTEISDEVASKEQIERLRADVKAAVDAGDPVVANILGGAVDVDGVEHYYPGHYLTVVEYKDDGNTVKIADPAAPDVQEYWMDVAELANWIAGRGYSS, encoded by the coding sequence ATGAAGACGATTTTCCGTAACGGCATGCTCTCTGTGGCCGGTCTGGTCATGACCGGTGGCGCCATCGTCGGCCCCGCCGTGGCCGCGCAGGCCGCGCCGGCCGAGAAGGCGTCCGCGTCCGTCGTGTCCGAGAAGGGCAAGGGCAAGGGCGAGCGCCGCGCCGGCTACGAGTACCAGGCGCAGCCGAACTTCTTCTACTGTGGCCCGGCGTCGACCCGGATGGCGCTGTCGGCCGAGGGCAAGGCGGTCAGCCAGGACGAGCTGGCCGAGAAGCTCGGCACCACCGAGAACGGCACGGACTCGGCCATCGACATCACCCGGGTGCTCAACGAGTACACCGGCGGCCGGTACAAGACCACCGAGATCAGCGACGAGGTCGCGTCCAAGGAGCAGATCGAGCGGCTCCGCGCCGACGTCAAGGCCGCGGTGGACGCCGGTGACCCGGTGGTGGCCAACATCCTCGGCGGCGCGGTGGACGTCGACGGCGTCGAGCACTACTACCCCGGTCACTACCTGACCGTGGTGGAGTACAAGGACGACGGCAACACCGTCAAGATCGCCGACCCGGCCGCGCCGGACGTCCAGGAGTACTGGATGGACGTGGCCGAGCTGGCCAACTGGATCGCGGGCCGCGGTTACAGCTCCTGA
- a CDS encoding hemerythrin domain-containing protein, with protein MSHHENSHQDVVDVLTADHREVEAIFVELESRRGTPEHRRQLADVVIAELVRHSVAEEAYVYPAARKALPDGDRVAEHEISEHADAERTMKDLESVDPSDPRFDELLAHLTGTIRHHIQDEEADLFPRLRAAVAREELVELAGKVQAAKKSAPTRPHPAAPDHPPANKLLAPGAGLVDRMRDALSGRPTSMAELREKQH; from the coding sequence ATGAGCCATCACGAGAACAGCCACCAGGACGTCGTGGACGTGCTGACCGCCGACCACCGCGAGGTCGAGGCGATCTTCGTCGAGCTGGAGAGCCGCCGGGGCACGCCGGAGCACCGCCGCCAGCTGGCCGACGTGGTGATCGCCGAGCTGGTCCGGCACTCCGTCGCCGAGGAGGCGTACGTCTACCCGGCCGCCCGCAAGGCGCTGCCGGACGGCGACCGGGTCGCCGAGCACGAGATCTCCGAGCACGCCGACGCCGAACGGACCATGAAAGACCTGGAGTCCGTGGACCCCTCCGACCCTCGCTTCGACGAGCTGCTCGCCCACCTGACCGGTACGATCCGGCACCACATCCAGGACGAGGAGGCCGACCTCTTCCCGCGCCTGCGGGCCGCGGTGGCGCGCGAGGAGTTGGTCGAGCTCGCCGGCAAGGTGCAGGCCGCGAAGAAGTCGGCCCCGACCCGCCCGCACCCGGCCGCCCCGGACCACCCGCCGGCGAACAAGCTGCTCGCTCCCGGCGCCGGCCTGGTGGACCGGATGCGCGACGCGCTCAGCGGCCGGCCGACCTCGATGGCGGAGCTGCGCGAGAAGCAGCACTGA
- a CDS encoding Lrp/AsnC family transcriptional regulator, whose amino-acid sequence MDDIDRELLAALQRDATQSYAALAATVGLSTGAAHERVRKLREQGVIRRTTVDVDPAAVGRGVLAFVMVEANAWMGDRPTREALAALPEVEEAHVVAGPASVLVKIRVGTPEQLQASLRRLFGVEGVTGTRTIVVLETFFERPLDPRPPTAAP is encoded by the coding sequence GTGGACGACATCGACCGCGAGTTGCTGGCGGCCCTGCAACGGGACGCCACCCAGTCGTACGCCGCGCTCGCCGCGACGGTCGGGCTCTCCACCGGGGCGGCGCACGAGCGGGTCCGGAAGCTGCGGGAGCAGGGGGTCATCCGGCGTACGACGGTGGACGTCGACCCGGCGGCGGTGGGCCGGGGCGTACTGGCCTTCGTGATGGTCGAGGCGAACGCCTGGATGGGGGACCGGCCCACCCGCGAGGCACTGGCCGCCCTGCCCGAGGTGGAGGAGGCGCACGTGGTGGCCGGCCCCGCCTCGGTGCTCGTGAAGATCCGCGTGGGCACCCCCGAACAGCTCCAGGCCAGCCTCCGTCGGCTGTTCGGAGTCGAGGGGGTCACCGGCACCCGGACCATCGTCGTGCTGGAGACGTTCTTCGAACGTCCACTCGATCCCCGCCCGCCGACGGCCGCTCCCTGA
- a CDS encoding SMP-30/gluconolactonase/LRE family protein yields the protein MDRFRTRFEVCDERFRRVNGDEWVECLWTGGRWLEGPAWFPAGRYLLFSDIPNDRVLRWDETTGAVGVFRHSAGYANGHTVDRRGRLLSCEQGNRRVTRTEPDGSDTVLADRWHGKRLNSPNDVVEHSDGSIWFTDPSYGIDSDYEGNRGESEIGGNHVYRIDPTSGEVRLVADDFGQPNGLAFNADESTLYVVDTRHKHLRRFAVRDDGTLAGGEVFATCDAGSFDGVRLDEAGRVWVAAHDGLHCFDPDGTLLGKLHMPEVVANFTFAGPKRNHLYLCASSSLYTLRVNVSGVRYPGW from the coding sequence GTGGACAGGTTCAGGACCCGGTTCGAGGTGTGCGACGAGCGGTTCCGGCGGGTCAACGGTGACGAGTGGGTGGAGTGCCTGTGGACCGGCGGGCGGTGGCTGGAGGGGCCGGCCTGGTTCCCCGCCGGGCGGTACCTGCTCTTCAGCGACATCCCCAACGACCGGGTGCTGCGCTGGGACGAGACCACCGGCGCGGTGGGCGTGTTCCGGCACAGCGCCGGGTACGCCAACGGGCACACCGTCGACCGGCGCGGCCGACTGCTCAGCTGCGAGCAGGGCAACCGCCGGGTCACCCGCACCGAGCCGGACGGCTCCGACACCGTGCTGGCCGACCGGTGGCATGGCAAGCGGCTGAACAGCCCGAACGACGTGGTCGAGCACTCCGACGGGTCGATCTGGTTCACCGACCCGAGCTACGGCATCGACAGCGACTACGAGGGCAACCGGGGCGAGTCGGAGATCGGCGGCAACCACGTCTACCGCATCGACCCGACCAGCGGCGAGGTGCGCCTGGTCGCCGACGACTTCGGGCAGCCCAACGGCCTGGCGTTCAACGCCGACGAGTCCACCCTGTACGTGGTGGACACCCGACACAAGCACCTGCGCCGCTTCGCCGTCCGCGACGACGGCACGCTCGCCGGGGGCGAGGTCTTCGCCACCTGCGACGCCGGCTCCTTCGACGGCGTACGCCTGGACGAGGCCGGCCGGGTCTGGGTGGCCGCGCACGACGGCCTGCACTGCTTCGACCCGGACGGCACCCTCCTCGGCAAGCTGCACATGCCGGAGGTGGTCGCCAACTTCACCTTCGCCGGCCCGAAGCGCAACCACCTCTACCTCTGCGCCTCCAGTTCGCTCTACACGCTGCGGGTCAACGTCAGCGGCGTCCGCTACCCGGGCTGGTGA
- a CDS encoding ferredoxin, whose product MSAGSAAGDAARWRVFVDPTRCIGSGICAGAAPAHFVLVDGLSRPLAERVAPADEVLDAAESCPMEAIIVSDAEGSRIAPEP is encoded by the coding sequence GTGAGCGCCGGCAGCGCGGCGGGCGACGCCGCCCGCTGGCGGGTCTTCGTGGATCCGACCCGGTGCATCGGATCGGGGATCTGCGCGGGAGCCGCGCCCGCCCACTTCGTGCTGGTGGACGGGCTCTCGCGCCCGCTGGCCGAGCGGGTCGCCCCGGCGGACGAGGTGCTGGACGCCGCCGAGTCGTGCCCGATGGAGGCCATCATCGTGTCGGACGCCGAGGGGAGCCGGATCGCGCCGGAGCCGTGA
- a CDS encoding cytochrome P450 → MTETAQPTIPQPYPFSDPHRLDIDPRYARLRQEQPLTRIRMPFGEPAWLATRHADVRTVLGDPRFSRAASVGRDEPRNSPRQTDTGILQMDPPEHTRLRRLVAKAFTARRVEELRPRTRAVAEELVEAMVDAGSPADLVAHLATPLPIRVICDLLGVPVTDQDRFHTWSEAVVSTTSLPPEVAGSYVEQLLGYMAGLIAQRRTAPTDDLIGAMVRARDEHADRLSEEEVVRLAAGLLAAGHETTVTQIPNMVYVLLTEPDGWERLRTDRALVPTAVEELMRFIPLGATAAFPRYALEDVELGGELVRAGEPVVVSIHSANRDERVFADPDRLDLGREVNPHVGFGHGVHHCVGAQLARMELQVVLETLLRRTPGLRLAVRESELRWKSGLLVRGLTAMPVSW, encoded by the coding sequence GTGACCGAGACTGCCCAGCCGACCATCCCGCAGCCCTACCCGTTCAGCGACCCCCACCGGCTCGATATCGACCCCCGCTACGCCCGGCTGCGTCAGGAGCAGCCGTTGACCCGGATCCGGATGCCGTTCGGCGAGCCCGCCTGGCTCGCCACCCGGCACGCCGACGTCCGGACCGTGCTCGGTGACCCCCGGTTCAGCCGGGCCGCCTCGGTGGGCCGCGACGAGCCCCGCAACAGTCCACGACAGACCGACACGGGCATCCTCCAGATGGACCCGCCGGAGCACACCCGGCTGCGCCGGCTGGTGGCGAAGGCGTTCACCGCCCGCCGGGTGGAGGAGCTGCGCCCGCGTACCCGGGCGGTCGCCGAGGAACTGGTCGAGGCCATGGTCGACGCCGGATCGCCGGCCGACCTCGTCGCCCACCTGGCCACCCCGCTGCCGATCCGGGTGATCTGCGACCTGCTCGGGGTGCCGGTCACCGACCAGGATCGCTTCCACACCTGGTCGGAGGCGGTCGTGTCGACCACCTCGCTGCCGCCCGAGGTGGCCGGGAGCTACGTCGAGCAGCTGCTGGGGTACATGGCCGGGCTGATCGCCCAGCGGCGCACCGCGCCGACGGACGACCTGATCGGCGCGATGGTCCGGGCCCGGGACGAGCACGCCGACCGGCTCAGCGAGGAGGAGGTGGTCCGGCTGGCGGCCGGCCTGCTCGCCGCCGGCCACGAGACCACCGTGACCCAGATCCCCAACATGGTGTACGTCCTGCTGACCGAGCCGGACGGCTGGGAGCGGCTACGGACCGACCGGGCCCTGGTGCCGACGGCGGTCGAGGAGCTGATGCGTTTCATCCCGCTCGGCGCGACCGCCGCCTTCCCCCGGTACGCCCTGGAGGACGTCGAACTCGGCGGTGAACTGGTCCGGGCCGGCGAGCCGGTGGTCGTGTCGATCCACTCGGCCAACCGGGACGAGCGGGTCTTCGCCGACCCCGACCGGCTGGACCTGGGCCGGGAGGTCAATCCGCACGTCGGGTTCGGCCACGGCGTGCACCACTGCGTCGGCGCGCAACTGGCCCGGATGGAACTCCAGGTGGTGCTGGAAACCCTGCTGCGGCGTACCCCGGGTCTGCGGCTGGCGGTGCGGGAGTCGGAGCTGAGGTGGAAGAGCGGCCTGCTGGTCCGGGGCCTGACCGCGATGCCGGTGTCCTGGTGA
- a CDS encoding antitoxin has protein sequence MSDFMDKAKDMADKHDKQVDQGLDKAGEAADKRTGGKYDEQTDKGVDMAQARTGEGDQDR, from the coding sequence GTGAGTGACTTCATGGACAAGGCCAAGGACATGGCCGACAAGCACGACAAGCAGGTCGACCAGGGCCTGGACAAGGCCGGCGAAGCCGCCGACAAGCGCACCGGCGGCAAGTACGACGAGCAGACCGACAAGGGCGTCGACATGGCCCAGGCGCGCACGGGTGAGGGCGATCAGGACCGCTGA